In one Chitinophaga sancti genomic region, the following are encoded:
- a CDS encoding nucleoside deaminase: MENHLPYLERCLALAREAAQAGESAVGCVIVKDGLIIGEGTEQSRRLKDVTRHAEVVAVLDAVHRYGSCEGAVLYSNMEPCMLCAYVIRHYKIAAVVYSNYCGELGGTELLKREGLKSWGKEPEVVYLSLP, from the coding sequence ATGGAAAATCATCTACCTTATTTAGAGCGTTGTCTTGCATTAGCGCGGGAAGCTGCGCAGGCAGGGGAAAGTGCTGTTGGCTGTGTCATTGTAAAAGACGGGCTTATTATAGGCGAAGGTACGGAGCAAAGCCGCAGGCTGAAAGATGTAACAAGGCATGCGGAAGTGGTGGCGGTGCTGGATGCGGTGCATAGGTATGGGTCTTGTGAGGGGGCGGTTTTGTATTCGAATATGGAGCCTTGTATGCTTTGTGCTTATGTGATCAGGCATTATAAGATTGCAGCGGTGGTGTATAGTAATTATTGTGGGGAATTGGGTGGTACGGAATTATTGAAGAGGGAAGGGCTTAAGAGCTGGGGGAAGGAGCCGGAGGTGGTTTATTTGTCATTGCCTTGA